One part of the Methylobacterium terrae genome encodes these proteins:
- a CDS encoding helix-turn-helix transcriptional regulator, with product MRLVDIVRRVVDVDNAGIWLRSGTEIRELTVSDSIAASVGPYLAYYCQIDPWSAVAKMRDRVTLGSEIYSEDKLLKGEFYTDFARHFEMTRPMGVSFDIATNTTVMISTNRGSPGRLLDDLDKARFSDLVAHLKGALTLRHRLGIERSAQGALATAFERLAFAAIVCTPEGEVLFANDAARTLEAERAIRLNGSQGGLSAMTAEKTNGLRRLIAAAATRGEAGSLALGTDGLVLALVTPLPGARPELNQGRALVTLRRADAVAGPSLELLRQLFDLTPAQAHLCVQLARGLTFEAAAAERGVALSTARTHFSTILRKTGTDNLRDLLRLLGSMPQINHM from the coding sequence GTGCGGCTCGTCGACATCGTCCGCCGGGTGGTGGATGTCGACAATGCCGGGATCTGGCTCCGCAGCGGCACCGAGATCCGAGAACTGACCGTCAGCGACTCGATTGCCGCCTCCGTCGGCCCCTATCTCGCCTATTACTGTCAGATCGATCCCTGGTCGGCGGTCGCGAAGATGCGCGACCGCGTCACCCTCGGCAGCGAGATCTACAGCGAGGACAAGCTGCTGAAGGGAGAGTTCTACACCGATTTCGCGCGCCACTTCGAGATGACGCGACCGATGGGCGTCTCGTTCGACATCGCGACGAACACGACCGTCATGATCTCGACCAACCGGGGGAGCCCGGGCCGGCTGCTCGACGACCTCGACAAGGCCCGCTTCTCCGATCTCGTCGCCCATCTGAAGGGCGCGCTCACGCTGCGCCACCGCCTCGGGATCGAACGGAGCGCGCAAGGCGCGCTCGCCACCGCGTTCGAGCGGCTCGCCTTCGCGGCCATCGTGTGCACGCCGGAGGGCGAGGTTCTGTTCGCCAACGATGCGGCGCGCACGCTGGAAGCCGAACGCGCGATCCGGCTCAACGGCAGCCAGGGCGGCCTGTCGGCGATGACCGCCGAGAAGACCAACGGGCTGCGCCGTCTGATCGCCGCGGCGGCGACGAGGGGCGAGGCGGGGAGCCTCGCGCTCGGGACCGACGGTCTCGTCCTCGCCCTCGTCACGCCGCTGCCCGGGGCGCGGCCCGAGCTGAATCAAGGCCGGGCCCTCGTGACGCTGCGCCGGGCCGACGCGGTGGCCGGACCGTCCCTGGAGCTGCTGCGTCAGCTCTTCGACCTGACGCCGGCTCAGGCCCATCTCTGCGTTCAGCTCGCCCGCGGGTTGACGTTCGAGGCCGCGGCGGCGGAGCGGGGCGTCGCGCTCAGCACGGCGCGGACGCACTTCAGTACGATCCTGCGCAAGACCGGCACGGATAATCTTCGAGATCTGCTCCGTCTGCTGGGATCCATGCCGCAGATCAATCACATGTAG
- a CDS encoding DUF3775 domain-containing protein, translating to MDIAVDKVSEFILRARALDVKEGLSDPDSGSNPIDDGARDVLVDGPDDATEEELREMVAGLNDDERAELVAILFVGRGDMEPEEFPDAVRLAREREAAGTRTADYLLGIPNVGDLLDEGLAALGLSSDV from the coding sequence ATGGACATCGCCGTTGATAAGGTCAGTGAGTTCATCTTGCGGGCCCGGGCCCTCGACGTGAAGGAGGGGTTGAGCGATCCCGATTCCGGCTCGAACCCGATCGACGACGGCGCCCGCGACGTCCTGGTCGACGGCCCCGACGACGCGACCGAGGAGGAGCTGCGCGAGATGGTCGCCGGCCTCAACGACGACGAGCGCGCCGAACTGGTGGCGATCCTGTTCGTCGGCCGCGGCGACATGGAGCCGGAGGAGTTCCCCGATGCGGTCCGCCTCGCCCGCGAGCGCGAGGCCGCCGGCACCCGCACCGCCGACTACCTCCTGGGCATCCCCAATGTCGGCGACCTGCTCGACGAGGGGCTTGCGGCCCTGGGGCTGAGCTCCGACGTGTGA
- a CDS encoding FAD-dependent oxidoreductase: MAGRIVVVGGGFAGLWAAAAAARTRDALGRDDAITLVAPGRSHVVRVRCYEADLAPLRVAYDAVLGPIGVDQVDATAAAIDPAGRRVILQPDPVGATPAALGYDRLVLAAGSAIHRPDVPGADCALDVDTLAGAQRLAAHLERLARAAAGARHAGRWDAVVVGGGLVGLEIACELPARLARARAQAGDAGPVGTTLVDPAAQAGTAMGAAAPAIRQALAAAGVAYRGGASVAAIDAAGVTLSDGARLPALTVVLATGLRASPLAATLRVPLDPLGRLPVDALLRVEGVPDILAAGDVAVAPADAAGHRTVMSCQHARPMGRIAGHNAVCDLAGRPQDRLPFAAPDYVTVLDLGPWGAAYTAGWEREHLVSIGAAAKAVKRAINGSRIYPPPGRDRAAILAAAAPVIQVRPAPG, encoded by the coding sequence ATGGCAGGACGCATCGTCGTGGTGGGGGGCGGCTTCGCCGGCCTGTGGGCGGCCGCGGCGGCGGCGCGGACCCGGGACGCCCTCGGGCGCGACGACGCCATCACCCTCGTGGCGCCCGGCCGTTCCCACGTCGTGCGGGTGCGCTGCTACGAGGCCGACCTCGCGCCCCTGCGCGTCGCCTACGACGCCGTGCTCGGCCCGATCGGGGTGGACCAGGTCGACGCGACGGCCGCGGCGATCGACCCGGCCGGACGCCGGGTGATCCTGCAGCCCGACCCCGTCGGCGCGACGCCCGCGGCCCTCGGCTACGATCGCCTCGTCCTGGCGGCCGGGAGCGCGATCCACCGCCCGGACGTGCCGGGTGCCGATTGCGCGCTCGACGTCGACACCCTCGCGGGGGCGCAGCGCCTCGCCGCCCATCTCGAGCGTCTCGCCCGCGCGGCGGCGGGCGCCCGCCACGCCGGGCGGTGGGACGCGGTCGTGGTCGGTGGCGGCCTCGTCGGACTGGAGATCGCCTGCGAGCTGCCGGCGCGCCTCGCGCGGGCCCGCGCCCAGGCCGGCGATGCCGGGCCGGTCGGCACGACCCTCGTCGATCCCGCCGCGCAGGCCGGGACCGCGATGGGGGCGGCGGCCCCGGCGATCCGCCAGGCCCTGGCGGCGGCCGGGGTCGCGTATCGCGGCGGCGCGAGCGTCGCGGCGATCGACGCGGCCGGTGTCACCCTGTCCGACGGCGCCCGGCTGCCGGCCCTGACGGTGGTGCTCGCCACCGGCCTGCGGGCGAGCCCGCTCGCCGCGACGCTTCGCGTGCCGCTCGACCCGCTCGGCCGGCTGCCGGTCGACGCGCTCCTGCGGGTCGAGGGCGTGCCCGACATCCTCGCGGCCGGCGACGTCGCGGTGGCGCCGGCCGACGCCGCCGGCCACCGGACCGTGATGTCGTGCCAGCACGCCCGGCCGATGGGCCGGATCGCCGGCCACAACGCCGTCTGCGACCTCGCCGGGCGCCCGCAGGATCGCCTGCCCTTCGCGGCGCCGGACTACGTGACGGTGCTCGATCTCGGCCCCTGGGGCGCCGCCTACACGGCGGGGTGGGAGCGCGAGCACCTGGTCTCGATCGGCGCGGCGGCCAAGGCCGTCAAGCGGGCGATCAACGGCAGCCGGATCTACCCGCCCCCCGGGCGCGACCGCGCCGCGATCCTCGCCGCCGCGGCTCCGGTGATCCAGGTCCGCCCCGCTCCGGGCTGA
- a CDS encoding sulfate transporter family protein codes for MLINAAFAALRQVFSPALRQILWKSLGLTIGLLFLVWFGLSKGIAALIAAHPISTDYAMVNAVASFLAGAGLFVGLAYILPPVSILVAGYFLDDAAEIVERTDFPDEVPGRAMPLSQAMLYTLRFAALALAVNLAALALLLVPGINVAAFFLANTYLLGREYFELAAARFRPLPEAGAMRRYHTATVMLAGALLAGLMLVPIVNLVTPLFGIALMVHVHKGLSRDRLLKAPAAHPPVAMDRDRLDVNRR; via the coding sequence ATGCTGATCAACGCCGCCTTCGCGGCCCTGCGGCAGGTCTTCTCCCCCGCGCTGCGCCAGATCCTGTGGAAGTCCCTCGGGCTGACGATCGGGCTCCTGTTCCTCGTGTGGTTCGGGCTCTCCAAGGGCATCGCGGCGCTCATCGCCGCGCACCCGATCTCGACCGACTACGCGATGGTCAACGCCGTCGCGTCGTTCCTGGCCGGGGCCGGACTGTTCGTCGGGCTCGCCTACATCCTGCCGCCGGTCTCGATCCTGGTGGCGGGCTACTTCCTCGACGACGCCGCCGAGATCGTCGAGCGCACGGACTTCCCCGACGAGGTGCCGGGCCGAGCGATGCCGCTGTCCCAGGCGATGCTCTACACCCTGCGCTTCGCCGCGCTGGCACTCGCCGTCAACCTCGCGGCCCTGGCGCTGCTTCTCGTCCCGGGCATCAACGTCGCGGCGTTCTTCCTCGCCAACACCTACCTGCTCGGGCGGGAGTATTTCGAGCTCGCCGCCGCCCGGTTCCGGCCGCTGCCCGAGGCCGGCGCGATGCGGCGATACCACACCGCGACCGTCATGCTCGCCGGCGCGCTCCTCGCCGGGCTGATGCTGGTGCCGATCGTCAACCTCGTCACGCCGCTCTTCGGCATCGCCCTGATGGTGCACGTCCACAAGGGCCTGAGCCGCGACCGCCTGCTGAAGGCGCCGGCGGCCCACCCGCCGGTGGCGATGGACCGGGACCGGCTCGACGTGAACCGGCGCTGA
- a CDS encoding TetR/AcrR family transcriptional regulator, with amino-acid sequence MSTSEGGAYHHGDLRRSLIAAAHDLLRSGGVEAVTLREAARLAGVSHNAPYRHFPSREALLAALAVEGFRGLRRALDEAAGGAEPPGRLTALGRAYLRFAEADRATFRLMFGGVLEIASHPDLAAAAADAFGTLRSVVAEQAPPPAAEREALRAWGLVHGLAHLVADRQIDAARAEACLL; translated from the coding sequence TTGTCAACATCCGAGGGCGGCGCGTATCATCACGGCGACCTGCGCCGCAGCCTGATCGCGGCGGCGCATGACCTGCTGCGGTCCGGCGGCGTCGAGGCCGTGACCCTTCGAGAAGCGGCACGCCTCGCCGGCGTGTCGCACAACGCTCCCTACCGACACTTTCCCAGCCGGGAGGCGCTGCTCGCGGCGCTCGCGGTCGAGGGGTTCCGGGGCTTGCGGCGGGCGCTCGACGAGGCGGCCGGCGGGGCGGAGCCGCCTGGGAGGCTCACCGCCCTCGGGCGCGCCTACCTGCGCTTCGCCGAGGCCGACCGCGCGACCTTCCGGCTGATGTTCGGCGGCGTCCTCGAGATCGCGTCGCATCCCGACCTTGCCGCGGCCGCGGCGGACGCGTTCGGGACGCTGCGGAGCGTGGTGGCGGAGCAGGCGCCGCCACCCGCCGCCGAGCGCGAGGCCCTGCGCGCCTGGGGCCTGGTGCACGGCCTCGCCCATCTCGTCGCCGACCGGCAGATCGACGCCGCGCGGGCGGAGGCCTGCCTGCTGTGA
- a CDS encoding DUF2306 domain-containing protein — protein sequence MLQAAAAPLLEAFMTLHPLLQASPVIQVHAAAAVAALVLGALQFGLRRGGRRHRLMGKFWVGLIALVALSSFGISGLRQVGPFSWIHGLSVFTLGGLVLAVAFARQGRIVAHRRAMIGLYLGALVITGLFTLLPGRIMGHVVFGTGITAGPGPAASR from the coding sequence GTGCTGCAAGCTGCGGCAGCCCCGTTGCTGGAGGCGTTCATGACCCTGCACCCGCTGCTCCAGGCCTCGCCGGTGATCCAGGTCCACGCCGCGGCGGCCGTCGCCGCCCTGGTGCTCGGGGCGCTGCAATTCGGCCTGCGGCGGGGCGGGCGCCGGCACCGGCTGATGGGCAAGTTCTGGGTCGGCCTGATCGCGCTGGTGGCGCTCAGCTCCTTCGGCATCTCGGGCCTGCGGCAGGTCGGGCCGTTCAGCTGGATCCACGGCCTGTCGGTCTTCACCCTCGGCGGCCTGGTGCTGGCGGTCGCCTTTGCCCGGCAGGGACGCATCGTCGCCCATCGCAGGGCGATGATCGGGCTCTATCTCGGCGCGCTGGTCATCACCGGTTTGTTCACGCTGCTGCCCGGACGGATCATGGGGCACGTGGTGTTCGGAACGGGCATCACGGCAGGGCCCGGGCCAGCAGCATCTCGGTGA
- a CDS encoding isovaleryl-CoA dehydrogenase encodes MTAGTHEVFNQSPPFGDANLYAADAPLRGALAALGAPADAEGLAAFGAAWGAAERLDLGRLANAHPPALRTHDARGHRADRVEFHPAYHALMAASVADGLHASIWDGAGAGAPQPRGHLARAARFYLAAGVESGHLCPMTMTSAAVAALRSAPDHLAAWLPRIASRTYDPSLRPWYEKAGVTLGMGMTEKQGGTDVRANTTTAAPAGGDTYALTGHKWFFSAPMSDGFLVLGQAPGGLTCLLVPRHRPDGSVNALHLQRLKDKLGNRANASAEVEFRQAFGWRVGEEGRGVPTILAMVQLTRLDCAVASAGLCRMALVLALHHARHRRVFQAPLADQPAMRRVLADLALESEAQTALAFRLAAAFDRGEAARMRVLTPAAKYAVCKAAPGFVYEAMEALGGNGYVEESPLPRLYREAPVNAIWEGSGTVMALDVLRAAARAPEEAVGLVAELAEEAEGLPGVREAAADIVAALQAPDAEARARFATGRLATLAAAAALATCAPPAVAEAYAATRLARERATYGANGVGAVTEMLLARALP; translated from the coding sequence ATGACGGCCGGCACCCACGAGGTCTTCAACCAGAGCCCGCCCTTCGGCGACGCCAACCTGTACGCCGCCGACGCCCCCTTGCGGGGAGCGCTCGCGGCGCTCGGTGCGCCGGCGGATGCGGAGGGGCTCGCGGCGTTCGGCGCGGCCTGGGGCGCGGCGGAGCGCCTCGACCTCGGCCGCCTCGCCAACGCGCATCCGCCGGCCTTGCGCACCCACGACGCGCGCGGGCACCGGGCCGACCGGGTCGAGTTCCACCCGGCCTACCACGCCCTGATGGCCGCGAGCGTCGCCGACGGCCTGCACGCCTCGATCTGGGACGGGGCGGGGGCGGGCGCGCCGCAGCCACGCGGGCACCTCGCGCGGGCGGCGCGGTTCTACCTCGCGGCGGGCGTCGAGAGCGGGCACCTCTGCCCGATGACCATGACGAGCGCGGCCGTGGCGGCCCTGCGAAGCGCGCCCGACCACCTCGCCGCCTGGCTGCCGCGGATCGCGAGCCGGACCTACGACCCGTCCTTGCGGCCCTGGTACGAGAAGGCGGGCGTCACCCTCGGCATGGGGATGACCGAGAAGCAGGGCGGCACGGATGTCCGCGCCAACACCACGACGGCCGCGCCCGCCGGCGGCGACACCTACGCGCTCACCGGGCACAAGTGGTTCTTCTCGGCCCCGATGTCGGACGGCTTCCTGGTGCTGGGCCAAGCGCCCGGCGGCCTGACCTGCCTGCTGGTGCCGCGCCACCGGCCCGACGGGTCGGTCAACGCCCTTCACCTGCAGCGGCTCAAGGACAAGCTCGGCAACCGCGCGAACGCCTCCGCCGAGGTCGAGTTCCGCCAAGCCTTCGGGTGGCGCGTCGGCGAGGAGGGGCGCGGCGTCCCGACCATCCTGGCGATGGTGCAGCTGACCCGGCTCGACTGCGCGGTCGCCTCGGCGGGCCTGTGCCGCATGGCCCTGGTGCTGGCCCTCCACCACGCCCGCCACCGCCGGGTGTTCCAGGCCCCCCTCGCCGACCAGCCGGCGATGCGCCGGGTGCTCGCCGACCTCGCCCTCGAGAGCGAGGCGCAGACCGCGCTCGCCTTCCGGCTCGCCGCCGCCTTCGACCGGGGCGAGGCGGCGCGGATGCGCGTCCTCACGCCGGCGGCGAAGTACGCGGTCTGCAAGGCCGCGCCCGGCTTCGTCTACGAGGCGATGGAGGCCCTCGGCGGCAACGGCTACGTCGAGGAGAGCCCCCTGCCCCGGCTCTACCGCGAGGCGCCGGTCAACGCGATCTGGGAGGGATCCGGCACCGTCATGGCCCTCGACGTGCTGCGCGCCGCCGCCCGCGCGCCCGAGGAGGCGGTCGGTCTCGTCGCCGAGCTCGCCGAGGAGGCCGAGGGCCTGCCCGGCGTGCGGGAGGCCGCCGCCGACATCGTCGCGGCGCTCCAGGCGCCCGACGCCGAGGCCCGCGCCCGCTTCGCCACCGGCCGCCTCGCGACCCTGGCGGCGGCCGCGGCGCTCGCGACTTGCGCGCCGCCGGCCGTGGCGGAAGCCTACGCGGCGACGCGGCTCGCGCGGGAGCGGGCGACGTACGGGGCGAACGGCGTCGGAGCCGTCACCGAGATGCTGCTGGCCCGGGCCCTGCCGTGA
- a CDS encoding Pls/PosA family non-ribosomal peptide synthetase, with amino-acid sequence MNHTAGTVRPSSHAVSQPAVPPAGAAVLRGPVRPDLLRDEVLAEVFRETARGRPDHVALIDAASGADAASRTRLTYGEVDRLSDAIAAGLAARGIEPGDVVGLWMARSPDLLVAQIGITKAGAAWLPFDAEAPADRVAVCLKDADAKALVVSSALKDKAPTETCPALTPDEVASGAGGPAPDLRAAGLTPEHPAYLIYTSGSTGVPKGIVISHRNICHFLRSANDLYGVAGDDVVFQGASVAFDLSMEEIWVPYLVGATLFVASPAQMGDAEALPDILIEAGITVLDTVPTLLGLMTKDVPRLRLILLGGEALPEPLIARWATPSRRLFNTYGPTEATVVATAAEMRPGDPVTIGGPIANYTAYIADEALNLVGPGVQGELLIGGPGVAKGYLARPELTAEKFVANPYGGDGSDPVLYRSGDAVSLDHAGRIVFHGRIDDQVKVRGFRVELGEIESRIRAQPGIASAAVVLRQDDGVDRLVAFVVPERGSASQEEDPRGAEFDRGRLRSALAETMPPYMIPAHFEVVESLPVLAASGKVDRKALRAVALAVVEPSGEQEEPRDETEAALLAAAHKVFGNQPIPFEADFFGDLGGHSLLAARFVSAVREVPALAAITLQDVYNGRTLRAMSETLITRTGGAGAAAAAHDLSFAPPPLLRRFLCGLAQAIVLPFVIALATAQWLGIFVTYLLITGGELGFFAEMAVLLLVYIGLNAVTALIAIAVKWLVLGRTRPGRYPLWGTYYFRWWLTQRLTPLVHVKWLQGSPMIRIYLRLLGAKVGEDALISDIEIGAPDLVSIGRGASLGGRLTLANAEVVGNELVIGRVSIGDDVAIGTSCVVGYDTRIEDHAELADLTTVPSGTVVGRAEAWDGSPGRKVGTVDVAHQHPVPEASPRRRAVFFVIYAALLAAIPAVGLLPIFPAFYIFDQISDTLATLTDVDYHWYLPLLTWPTAMLMTAGTVGLIAGIRWAVLPRLREGSYSIHSGTYLRKWAVALAAEVTLETLSSLFATVYMRAWYRLMGAGMGQGAEISTNLAGRYDLAEVGPRNFIADEVVYGEEEVRRGVMELAPVRTGARVFVGNDAVVPPGAIIPDDVLIGIKSKPPANDRMAPGETWFGSPPIKLPVRQKVDLGQAQTFEPGLWPRLRRGIFEAFTSSFSPMLFITFAILAIDFVFYPAILGGDWSGLALSFVATSVVIAVLQTLVVIAVKWLLMGRYEPGMHPMWSWWAMRTEAVAVMYWGLAGKVLLEHLMGTPFLPWVLRLFGTRTGEGVCMLATDITEFDCVTIGDFASVNRMSALQTHLYEDRVMKVGRVEVGRGVSVGAFATVLYDTKVGDYAQLRPLTIVMKGESIPANSRWEGAPAVPVVHQAVAAE; translated from the coding sequence ATGAACCACACCGCCGGGACCGTCCGCCCGTCGAGCCACGCGGTGAGCCAGCCGGCTGTCCCGCCCGCGGGAGCGGCGGTGCTGCGCGGTCCCGTGCGGCCGGACCTGCTGCGCGACGAGGTGCTGGCCGAGGTTTTTCGGGAGACGGCCCGGGGGCGGCCCGATCACGTCGCGCTCATCGACGCGGCGAGCGGGGCGGATGCGGCGTCCCGCACCCGCCTGACCTACGGCGAGGTCGACCGGTTGTCCGACGCGATCGCCGCGGGGCTGGCGGCGCGGGGCATCGAGCCCGGCGACGTGGTCGGCCTGTGGATGGCGCGCTCGCCCGACCTCCTGGTGGCGCAGATCGGCATCACCAAGGCCGGCGCGGCCTGGCTGCCCTTCGACGCCGAGGCTCCCGCCGACCGGGTCGCGGTCTGCCTCAAGGATGCCGACGCCAAGGCGCTGGTCGTGTCGAGCGCCCTCAAGGACAAGGCGCCGACGGAGACCTGCCCGGCGCTCACCCCGGACGAGGTCGCGAGCGGTGCGGGCGGCCCGGCGCCGGACCTGCGCGCAGCCGGCCTCACGCCGGAGCACCCGGCCTACCTGATCTACACCTCGGGCTCGACCGGCGTGCCGAAGGGCATCGTCATCAGCCACCGCAACATCTGCCATTTCCTGCGCTCGGCCAACGACCTCTACGGCGTCGCCGGCGACGACGTGGTGTTCCAGGGTGCCTCCGTCGCCTTCGATCTCTCGATGGAGGAGATCTGGGTTCCCTACCTCGTCGGCGCGACCCTGTTCGTGGCGAGCCCGGCCCAGATGGGCGACGCCGAGGCGCTGCCGGACATCCTGATCGAGGCCGGCATCACGGTGCTCGACACCGTGCCGACGCTGCTCGGGCTGATGACCAAGGACGTGCCGCGCCTGCGGCTGATCCTGCTCGGCGGCGAGGCCCTCCCCGAGCCGCTGATCGCCCGCTGGGCGACGCCATCGCGAAGGCTGTTCAACACCTACGGGCCGACCGAGGCGACCGTGGTGGCGACCGCCGCCGAGATGCGACCGGGCGACCCCGTCACGATCGGAGGGCCGATCGCCAACTACACCGCCTACATCGCCGACGAGGCCCTGAATCTCGTCGGCCCCGGCGTGCAGGGGGAGCTGCTGATCGGCGGTCCGGGCGTCGCCAAGGGCTACCTCGCCCGGCCGGAGCTGACGGCGGAGAAATTCGTCGCCAACCCCTATGGCGGCGACGGGTCCGACCCGGTGCTCTACCGCTCCGGCGACGCGGTCTCGCTCGATCACGCCGGCCGCATCGTGTTCCACGGCCGCATCGACGACCAGGTGAAGGTGCGCGGCTTCCGGGTCGAGCTCGGCGAGATCGAGTCCCGGATCCGGGCGCAGCCCGGCATCGCCTCCGCGGCGGTGGTCCTGCGCCAGGACGACGGCGTCGACCGGCTCGTCGCCTTCGTGGTTCCAGAGCGCGGCAGCGCGTCCCAGGAAGAAGACCCGCGGGGCGCGGAGTTCGACCGCGGCCGGCTGCGCTCGGCGCTCGCCGAGACGATGCCGCCCTACATGATCCCGGCGCATTTCGAGGTGGTGGAGAGCCTCCCGGTGCTGGCCGCCTCCGGCAAGGTCGACCGCAAGGCCCTGCGCGCCGTAGCCCTCGCCGTCGTCGAGCCCTCGGGCGAGCAGGAGGAGCCGCGCGACGAGACCGAAGCGGCCCTGCTCGCCGCCGCCCACAAGGTGTTCGGCAACCAGCCGATCCCGTTCGAGGCCGATTTCTTCGGCGATCTCGGCGGCCACTCGCTGCTGGCCGCGCGCTTCGTCTCGGCGGTGCGCGAGGTGCCGGCGCTCGCCGCGATCACCCTCCAGGACGTCTATAACGGCCGCACCCTCCGGGCGATGTCCGAGACCTTGATCACCCGCACCGGCGGCGCCGGTGCGGCGGCCGCGGCCCACGACCTCTCCTTCGCGCCGCCGCCGCTCCTGCGGCGCTTCCTGTGCGGCCTCGCTCAGGCGATCGTGCTGCCCTTCGTGATCGCGCTCGCGACCGCGCAGTGGCTCGGCATCTTCGTCACCTACCTGCTGATCACCGGCGGCGAGCTCGGCTTCTTCGCCGAGATGGCGGTGCTTCTTCTCGTCTATATCGGGCTCAACGCCGTCACCGCGCTGATCGCCATCGCGGTCAAGTGGCTGGTGCTCGGGCGCACCCGGCCCGGGCGCTACCCGCTCTGGGGCACCTACTATTTCCGCTGGTGGCTGACCCAGCGCCTGACGCCGCTCGTCCACGTCAAGTGGCTCCAGGGCTCGCCGATGATCCGCATCTACCTGCGGCTGTTAGGGGCCAAGGTCGGCGAGGACGCGCTGATCTCCGACATCGAGATCGGCGCGCCGGACCTCGTCAGCATCGGGCGCGGCGCCTCGCTCGGCGGCCGGCTGACGCTCGCCAATGCGGAGGTCGTCGGCAACGAGCTCGTCATCGGCCGGGTCTCGATCGGCGACGACGTCGCCATCGGCACCTCCTGCGTCGTCGGCTACGACACGCGGATCGAGGACCACGCCGAACTCGCCGACCTGACGACGGTGCCGTCGGGCACCGTCGTGGGGCGCGCCGAGGCCTGGGACGGCTCGCCCGGCCGCAAGGTCGGCACCGTCGATGTCGCGCACCAGCATCCGGTGCCCGAGGCTTCGCCTCGGCGCCGGGCCGTGTTCTTCGTGATCTACGCCGCCCTGTTGGCGGCGATTCCCGCCGTCGGCCTGCTGCCGATCTTCCCGGCCTTCTACATCTTCGACCAGATCAGCGACACGCTGGCGACGTTGACGGACGTGGACTACCACTGGTACCTGCCGCTCCTGACTTGGCCGACCGCGATGCTGATGACCGCCGGCACGGTCGGGCTGATCGCCGGCATCCGCTGGGCGGTCCTGCCGCGCCTGCGCGAGGGCAGCTACTCGATCCACAGCGGCACCTACCTGCGCAAATGGGCGGTGGCGCTCGCCGCCGAGGTGACGCTCGAGACCCTCTCGTCGCTCTTCGCCACCGTCTACATGCGGGCCTGGTACCGGCTGATGGGCGCCGGGATGGGCCAGGGCGCCGAGATCTCGACCAACCTCGCCGGCCGCTACGACCTCGCGGAGGTGGGCCCGCGCAACTTCATCGCCGACGAGGTCGTCTACGGCGAGGAGGAGGTGCGCCGCGGCGTGATGGAGCTGGCGCCGGTGCGCACCGGCGCCCGGGTCTTCGTCGGCAACGACGCGGTGGTGCCGCCCGGCGCGATCATCCCCGACGACGTGCTGATCGGCATCAAGTCGAAGCCGCCGGCCAACGACCGCATGGCGCCGGGCGAGACCTGGTTCGGCTCGCCGCCGATCAAGCTGCCGGTCCGCCAGAAGGTCGATCTCGGCCAGGCCCAGACCTTCGAGCCGGGCCTGTGGCCCCGGCTGCGCCGCGGCATCTTCGAGGCCTTCACCTCCTCGTTCTCGCCGATGCTGTTCATCACCTTCGCCATCCTGGCGATCGATTTCGTGTTCTACCCGGCGATCTTAGGCGGCGACTGGAGCGGCCTCGCGCTGAGCTTCGTCGCCACCAGCGTGGTGATCGCGGTGCTGCAGACCCTGGTGGTGATCGCCGTCAAGTGGCTGCTGATGGGCCGCTACGAACCCGGCATGCACCCGATGTGGTCGTGGTGGGCGATGCGCACCGAGGCCGTCGCGGTGATGTACTGGGGCCTCGCCGGCAAGGTTCTGCTCGAGCACCTGATGGGCACGCCGTTCCTGCCCTGGGTGCTGCGGCTGTTCGGCACCCGCACCGGCGAGGGCGTGTGCATGCTCGCCACCGACATCACCGAGTTCGACTGCGTGACGATCGGCGACTTCGCGTCGGTCAACCGGATGTCGGCGCTCCAGACCCACCTCTACGAGGACCGGGTGATGAAGGTCGGCCGGGTCGAGGTCGGCCGCGGGGTCAGCGTCGGCGCCTTCGCGACCGTGCTCTACGACACCAAGGTCGGCGACTACGCCCAGCTGCGCCCGCTGACCATCGTGATGAAGGGCGAATCGATCCCGGCCAATTCCCGCTGGGAGGGCGCGCCCGCGGTGCCGGTGGTGCACCAGGCGGTGGCCGCGGAGTAG